The genomic segment CCTTGACCTTTCCAAAGTGCTCAGTAAAGAGGAAAAGAATGCTCTGGAAGATTTGAAGGGGATGACGAAGGAAGAATAAGTGGTGAAAGTAATACTTAGTATTGGTCTTCGTTTGGGGGTGTTATTCTGGGTGCTGTTTTTGGGAGGATGCCTTCCGCTGGAGGATGTTCCCCCTCCCTGTGGAGATGTGCAAGGGATGGTGGAAGAAATTCACCGTGGGGGTGAAAACGAGGGGAACATTCTTATTGTGGGAGACGCTATCTATGACCGAGCAGTATTACGGGTTACCCCCTCGACTTCGTTTTTCCGGAGGAACTTTGAGCAGTGGGAACGGATAGATTTTTCGACTCTCAGGATTGGGGATACGATAGAAGCCTGCTTCGGTGGACCAATTATGGAGTCGTATCCCATACAGGTTTTAGTCAGACAGGTGGTGATATTCGATGCTCCTTGATTTTCCTGATTTTGAACATGATGCCTATTTACCGGAGCAAAACGCGGTTGTCCGCTTGCGTAAGCAGGATCTTTTGGGAAAGTGGGTCATTATGTATTTTTACCCCCGTGATGGAACGCCGGGGTGTACCAAGGAAGCACTGGAATTCAGCCAACGGCTGCAGGAAATTCACGCTTTGGGAGGCGAAGTGGTAGGAGTAAGCACGCAATCGGCGGAAAGTCACCGTAGATTTGCCGAGAAATATGGGTTAAAGCATATTCTGATGAGTGACGATGGAACGTTGAGCAATGCATTGGGTATTCTCCAAAAAATTGGAACCGCTGCCCGGAGCACCTTTCTCATTTCTCCGGAGGGAAAGATTGAAAAAGTCTGGAAAAAGGTCAAAGTTCGAGGACACGTGGAGGAAGTGATTGAAAACCTGAAGGCATTGCATTCACGGTGAGTACCGCCCTTTTCCAAATTGAGTCATTATGCACCGCTTTTTTGGTACACAGAGTCAATCGTTTTGTAG from the Atribacterota bacterium genome contains:
- a CDS encoding peroxiredoxin; translation: MLLDFPDFEHDAYLPEQNAVVRLRKQDLLGKWVIMYFYPRDGTPGCTKEALEFSQRLQEIHALGGEVVGVSTQSAESHRRFAEKYGLKHILMSDDGTLSNALGILQKIGTAARSTFLISPEGKIEKVWKKVKVRGHVEEVIENLKALHSR